The Spirosoma foliorum genome has a window encoding:
- a CDS encoding alpha/beta fold hydrolase — translation MSISKTVFIFLVAHLIGHSLVAQSTVAVSSGGTAGFGNNVKAGKYATIRGFRMYYEVYGTGKPLLLIHGNGGSINNFSNQIPYFAKNYKVIAVDSRAQGESVDTSDSLTYEMMADDFNALLNQLHLDSCYVIGWSDGGINGLLLAMRHPEKVKKLAITGANLWPDTTAIEPGLFQWIVSRNDSLGKVTQTLSVKAEKKLLNLMAFNPHISTTALKKVNCPTLVIGGDHDVILPKHTLAIAEALPNAYLWILPNSGHSTLVRYKDLFNQIVGEFFKTPFRKIDGMAKLE, via the coding sequence ATGAGCATTAGCAAAACGGTATTTATATTTCTTGTGGCCCACCTGATAGGCCATTCGCTCGTTGCTCAGTCAACCGTAGCTGTTTCTTCAGGCGGCACTGCTGGGTTCGGTAACAATGTCAAAGCCGGGAAATACGCTACTATCCGGGGTTTCAGGATGTATTATGAAGTATATGGTACTGGTAAACCATTGCTTCTGATTCATGGGAACGGGGGCTCTATCAATAATTTTAGTAATCAGATTCCTTATTTCGCCAAAAACTACAAAGTGATTGCCGTTGATAGCCGGGCGCAGGGTGAATCGGTAGATACCAGCGATTCGCTTACGTACGAAATGATGGCCGACGATTTCAATGCGCTCCTGAATCAGCTTCATCTCGATTCGTGCTACGTGATTGGCTGGAGCGATGGCGGCATCAATGGGTTGCTGTTGGCTATGCGGCATCCCGAAAAAGTAAAGAAACTAGCCATTACCGGCGCTAACCTGTGGCCCGATACAACGGCCATTGAACCGGGCCTTTTTCAATGGATTGTTTCACGTAATGATAGCCTGGGTAAGGTTACGCAAACCCTATCGGTAAAGGCGGAGAAAAAGCTGCTTAACCTGATGGCGTTTAATCCCCATATTTCGACCACCGCGTTGAAAAAAGTGAACTGCCCGACGCTGGTCATCGGGGGTGATCATGACGTGATTCTACCGAAACACACGCTGGCTATTGCCGAAGCTCTTCCGAATGCTTACCTCTGGATTTTACCCAATTCCGGCCATTCGACCCTCGTTCGCTACAAAGATTTATTCAATCAAATCGTAGGAGAGTTTTTCAAAACGCCTTTTCGGAAAATTGATGGAATGGCAAAGCTAGAGTAA
- the gltB gene encoding glutamate synthase large subunit: protein MSDQVDQLAGLYRPEFEHDNCGIGFVAHIKGRKSHQIVSDALQMLRRMEHRGAVGSEPNSGDGAGLLIQIPHEFFVDETRKLGVHLPPAFEYGVGMVYFPKDVWLREECRAILNRKMKRLGLELLCYRVVPVNNSDLGNGSRSAEPQMEQVFIKRPVDVTTAEDFERKLYILRNYSTRIINETIAGVDHFYFSSLSCRTITYKGQLTTLQLEPYFPDLQNEEVVSALGVVHSRFSTNTFPSWKLAQPFRYIAHNGEINTVRGNVNWIKAAEGLLESSKFTKDEMDMLLPICDPKQSDSANLDNAIELLVMSGRSLPHVMMMLVPEAWDGNQHMDPVRKAFYEFHAALIEPWDGPASISFTDGRIVGATLDRNGLRPSRFWVTNDDIVIMASEVGVLDIDPATVVSKGRLQPGKMFLVDMEQGRIVSDEEIKAEICARQPYQQWLDDNKIRIQDLEAPVRTYSPYEPAKLLRMQQAFGFTSEDLRMILAPMVETGKEALGSMGIDIPLAILSEQSQHMSHYFKQLFAQVTNPPIDSIRERSIMSLISFVGATYNLLSESPVHCRQVELDQPVLTTKEFDKLRFIDKPNFQAKTINCLFTADGEGRSLERALDRICRYAEDAIEDGYSILVLSDRAIDSSHAPIPSLLSTAAIHHYLIRQGLRGKVGIVVEAGDVWETHHVATLIGYGASGVNPYMAFETIAHMKAKGLLAVDYDLDKLFKNYVKAVNGELLKIFSKMGISTLQSYQGAMIFECLGLNQDVVSRYFTGTVSRIGGMGLDEIAKEILVRHSVCFPDMSVSAPRLEVGGIYQWKQRGEKHIFNPDTIHLLQQSTKKNDYSIFKKYSQLIDDQTQKAITLRGLLKFKKGTPVPIDEVEPIESIFKRFATGAMSFGSISWEAHTTLAIAMNRIGGKSNSGEGGEDELRYTPLENGDSMNSGIKQVASGRFGVTSYYLTNAQELQIKMAQGAKPGEGGQLPGFKVDDWIGRTRHSTPGVGLISPPPHHDIYSIEDLAQLISDLKNANRAARISVKLVSEAGVGTIATGVAKAHADHILISGHDGGTGASPLSSIRHAGLPWELGLAEAHQTLVKNKLRGRVTVQADGQMRTGRDLAIAALLGAEEFGVATAALVATGCIMMRKCHLNTCPVGVATQNKELRALFTGKPEHVVNMFTFLAMELREIMAELGFRTINEMVGQSQMLELRNNLAHWKYKKVNLDALIYKEPTNLDVALYKQEEQNHHLDDVLDRKLIELAQPAIDGTVESVYGEFTVQNIDRSIGTMLSNEISKVYGGPGLPDSSIHIKLRGTAGQSFGAFSTSGIKLELEGDANDYFGKGLCGAQLIVYPDRTAQFKPDENSIVGNVSFYGATSGEAFIRGMAGERFCVRNSGAKVVVEGVGDHGLEYMTGGLVVILGQTGKNFAAGMSGGVAYVYDQDGTFASKVNPEMVTLEALNGEDQGIIREYIDKHFQYTTSNVALALIQDWDNQMSKFVKVMPSDFRQALAGRGISLADQIRDKNIVYQDITVDVTQG from the coding sequence ATGTCTGATCAGGTTGACCAATTGGCGGGACTTTACCGCCCCGAGTTTGAACACGACAATTGCGGTATTGGCTTCGTGGCCCATATTAAAGGTCGCAAGTCTCACCAGATTGTATCGGATGCGCTCCAGATGCTTCGGCGTATGGAACACCGGGGAGCTGTTGGGTCTGAACCCAACTCCGGCGATGGCGCTGGATTACTCATCCAGATTCCGCACGAGTTTTTCGTGGACGAAACCCGTAAGCTGGGCGTTCACCTCCCACCTGCATTCGAATACGGTGTAGGGATGGTGTATTTCCCGAAAGACGTGTGGCTTCGCGAAGAGTGCCGGGCGATCCTGAATCGGAAGATGAAGCGGCTCGGGCTTGAACTCCTGTGTTATCGGGTTGTGCCGGTCAATAACAGTGATTTGGGCAACGGTTCGCGTTCGGCAGAACCGCAAATGGAACAGGTGTTTATAAAACGCCCGGTCGATGTGACGACTGCCGAAGATTTTGAGCGGAAACTCTACATTCTGCGCAACTACAGCACCCGTATCATTAACGAGACCATTGCTGGCGTTGATCACTTCTATTTTTCCTCGCTCTCCTGCCGGACAATTACCTATAAAGGCCAGCTAACAACCTTACAGTTAGAGCCTTATTTCCCTGATTTACAGAACGAGGAAGTCGTTTCGGCACTGGGCGTAGTTCACTCTCGTTTCTCAACGAACACATTCCCATCGTGGAAACTGGCTCAACCATTCCGCTACATTGCCCACAACGGGGAAATCAATACGGTACGCGGTAACGTAAACTGGATCAAAGCGGCTGAAGGTCTGCTCGAATCATCCAAGTTTACGAAGGATGAGATGGATATGTTATTGCCCATCTGCGACCCTAAACAGTCTGACTCAGCCAATCTCGATAATGCGATCGAATTATTGGTGATGAGCGGCCGGTCGCTGCCGCATGTGATGATGATGCTCGTTCCTGAAGCCTGGGACGGTAATCAGCACATGGACCCTGTTCGGAAAGCGTTTTACGAATTCCACGCGGCTCTGATCGAGCCCTGGGATGGCCCGGCGTCCATTTCATTTACAGACGGTCGCATCGTAGGCGCTACCCTCGACCGTAATGGGCTACGTCCATCCCGGTTCTGGGTGACCAATGATGATATTGTCATCATGGCGTCGGAAGTAGGGGTTCTGGACATCGATCCAGCTACGGTGGTTTCGAAAGGCCGTTTGCAACCGGGCAAGATGTTCCTGGTTGATATGGAACAGGGCCGCATTGTATCGGACGAAGAAATTAAGGCCGAGATTTGTGCCCGTCAACCGTATCAGCAATGGCTCGACGACAACAAAATTAGAATTCAGGATTTAGAAGCTCCCGTTCGGACGTATAGCCCTTACGAACCCGCGAAGTTGCTCCGGATGCAACAGGCCTTCGGGTTTACATCGGAAGATCTACGGATGATTCTGGCGCCGATGGTTGAGACTGGTAAAGAAGCGCTTGGCTCAATGGGTATCGATATTCCTCTGGCAATCCTGTCGGAACAGAGCCAGCACATGAGCCACTATTTCAAGCAGCTATTTGCGCAGGTAACCAATCCACCGATTGACTCCATTCGGGAACGGTCTATTATGTCGCTGATTTCGTTTGTTGGCGCAACGTATAACCTCCTGAGTGAATCACCCGTACACTGCCGTCAGGTGGAATTGGATCAGCCGGTTCTGACAACCAAGGAGTTTGATAAACTTCGGTTTATCGATAAGCCTAATTTCCAGGCAAAAACCATTAACTGTCTGTTTACCGCTGATGGGGAAGGTCGCTCACTCGAACGGGCACTGGATCGTATTTGTCGGTACGCGGAAGATGCAATTGAAGACGGATACTCCATTCTGGTTCTGTCTGACCGGGCTATTGATTCGAGCCATGCACCTATTCCATCGTTATTATCAACGGCCGCCATTCACCACTACCTGATTCGTCAGGGACTACGGGGGAAAGTCGGGATTGTGGTCGAAGCAGGTGACGTTTGGGAAACCCACCACGTAGCTACGCTTATTGGCTATGGCGCGTCGGGCGTGAACCCCTACATGGCGTTCGAAACGATTGCCCACATGAAAGCGAAGGGCTTGCTGGCTGTAGATTATGACCTCGACAAACTCTTTAAGAATTATGTAAAGGCGGTCAATGGTGAGTTGCTCAAGATCTTCTCGAAGATGGGTATCTCAACGTTGCAATCGTATCAGGGTGCCATGATCTTCGAATGTCTTGGCTTAAACCAGGATGTGGTTAGCCGCTATTTCACCGGTACGGTGTCTCGCATTGGCGGTATGGGCCTTGACGAAATCGCGAAGGAAATTCTCGTTCGCCATTCGGTTTGCTTCCCCGACATGTCGGTTTCGGCTCCTCGCCTGGAAGTTGGTGGTATCTATCAGTGGAAACAACGGGGTGAAAAACACATTTTCAATCCCGATACGATTCACTTACTGCAACAGTCTACCAAGAAGAACGATTACTCGATCTTCAAGAAATACTCGCAGCTCATTGACGATCAGACCCAGAAGGCAATTACCCTTCGTGGTCTGCTGAAGTTCAAGAAGGGCACACCCGTCCCTATCGACGAAGTTGAACCGATCGAAAGCATCTTCAAACGCTTTGCGACGGGTGCCATGTCGTTTGGGTCGATCTCCTGGGAAGCCCACACTACGCTGGCGATTGCCATGAACCGTATTGGCGGTAAAAGCAACTCGGGCGAAGGTGGTGAAGATGAACTCCGCTATACTCCGCTCGAAAACGGTGACAGCATGAATTCGGGGATTAAGCAGGTAGCTTCGGGTCGTTTCGGCGTAACGAGTTACTACCTGACCAACGCTCAGGAGTTACAGATCAAAATGGCCCAGGGAGCAAAACCTGGCGAAGGTGGCCAGCTTCCTGGTTTCAAGGTCGATGACTGGATTGGCCGGACGCGTCACTCAACACCCGGTGTTGGCCTGATTTCGCCCCCACCTCACCACGATATTTATTCGATCGAGGATTTAGCGCAGTTGATTTCTGACCTTAAAAATGCTAACCGGGCCGCCCGAATCAGCGTTAAGCTCGTGTCGGAAGCCGGGGTTGGTACAATTGCCACTGGGGTTGCCAAAGCCCATGCCGACCACATCCTGATTTCAGGACACGATGGCGGAACGGGAGCCTCTCCCCTTTCGTCGATTCGCCACGCAGGTCTTCCCTGGGAGCTTGGCTTGGCCGAAGCGCACCAGACACTGGTTAAAAACAAACTACGCGGTCGCGTAACGGTACAGGCTGATGGGCAGATGCGTACCGGTCGTGACTTAGCGATTGCTGCTTTGCTCGGTGCCGAAGAATTTGGGGTGGCTACGGCTGCGCTGGTAGCTACGGGTTGTATCATGATGCGGAAGTGTCACCTGAACACCTGCCCGGTGGGCGTGGCCACGCAGAATAAGGAACTCCGCGCGCTGTTTACGGGTAAGCCAGAACACGTCGTGAACATGTTCACCTTCCTGGCGATGGAGTTGCGGGAGATCATGGCTGAACTAGGCTTCCGCACGATCAACGAGATGGTTGGACAGTCGCAAATGCTTGAACTACGGAATAACCTGGCGCACTGGAAATATAAGAAAGTCAACCTCGACGCGCTGATCTATAAAGAGCCAACTAATCTGGACGTGGCCCTGTACAAACAGGAAGAACAAAACCACCACCTGGATGACGTACTCGACCGTAAGTTAATTGAGCTGGCCCAGCCTGCTATAGACGGTACCGTAGAGTCCGTTTACGGAGAATTCACCGTACAGAATATCGACCGGAGTATCGGCACGATGCTGTCGAACGAGATCTCGAAAGTGTACGGTGGTCCGGGACTGCCTGATAGCTCGATTCATATCAAACTCCGCGGCACAGCGGGTCAGAGCTTCGGCGCATTCAGCACGAGTGGTATTAAACTCGAACTCGAAGGCGATGCGAATGACTACTTCGGCAAAGGTCTCTGTGGGGCACAATTGATTGTGTATCCAGATCGCACCGCTCAGTTTAAGCCTGACGAAAACAGCATCGTTGGTAACGTATCGTTCTACGGAGCAACATCGGGCGAAGCGTTCATTCGTGGGATGGCCGGTGAGCGGTTCTGTGTTCGTAACTCAGGCGCTAAAGTCGTTGTTGAAGGCGTGGGTGATCACGGCCTGGAAT
- a CDS encoding DUF1599 domain-containing protein, whose amino-acid sequence MNNTESEYRQVIQRCKDLFLKKNKDYGTAWRILRLSSITDQIFIKAQRIRTLQETGVSRVGEGIEPEFVGIINYCVMALIQMQLAEDKRTDIPTDELEQLYDKEIGEVIELLFAKNHDYGEAWREMRVSSMTDIILMKLLRTKQIEDNRGATLVSEGVEANYMDMINYAVFCLIKLTN is encoded by the coding sequence ATGAACAATACAGAATCCGAATATCGGCAGGTTATCCAACGCTGCAAAGACCTTTTCCTGAAAAAGAATAAAGATTATGGCACCGCCTGGCGTATTCTGCGGCTGTCGAGCATCACCGACCAGATTTTTATTAAGGCGCAACGGATTCGTACGTTGCAGGAAACGGGGGTGAGTCGCGTAGGGGAGGGCATTGAGCCTGAATTTGTGGGTATCATTAACTACTGCGTTATGGCCCTGATCCAGATGCAGTTAGCTGAGGACAAACGCACCGATATCCCAACCGATGAACTTGAGCAGCTTTACGACAAAGAAATTGGCGAGGTTATTGAGTTGCTTTTTGCCAAGAACCACGATTATGGCGAAGCCTGGCGTGAGATGCGGGTTAGCTCCATGACGGATATTATTCTGATGAAGCTACTGCGTACGAAGCAAATTGAAGATAATCGGGGTGCTACGCTGGTATCCGAAGGCGTAGAAGCTAATTATATGGATATGATTAATTACGCCGTTTTCTGCTTGATAAAGCTTACTAATTAA
- a CDS encoding BT_3928 family protein yields the protein MNPTTSQPKVKTGTPPMLIAARIARILVGIVFIFSGLIKLNDPVGTQIKFEEYFEVFAQDVPFLHDFFMALVPFTLLMSVLFCAAEIILGVALLASYKPKVTVWLLFFLITFFTFLTFYSAYFDRVTDCGCFGDAIKLKPWTSFSKDIVLMVLILFIIGHRNRLRSRNTGWLVGITVALTLALGVYAVQFLPPIDMLPYAVGKSIPAQMKPSEPLRYKYVMEKDGKTEEFETYPTDQSYKFKEMVLVNEKAKPKITDYRVWNDEGDFTQQTFEGNKLFIIVKNTKGIDAGSLPAIRALIEGLRGTNIAPYILTSTSDDEIKAFRKEYQLENVPYYKADATVLKTIMRSNPGTWLMSNGIVRGKWHYNSTPDAAEVKRILND from the coding sequence ATGAATCCAACTACATCGCAGCCTAAAGTCAAAACCGGCACGCCACCCATGCTGATTGCCGCCCGTATTGCTCGTATTCTGGTCGGGATTGTCTTTATTTTTTCAGGATTGATCAAACTCAACGACCCCGTTGGGACACAGATTAAGTTCGAAGAATATTTTGAGGTTTTCGCGCAGGATGTTCCGTTTTTGCACGATTTCTTCATGGCGTTAGTGCCGTTCACGCTACTTATGTCGGTCTTGTTCTGCGCGGCAGAGATCATTCTTGGCGTGGCTTTACTAGCGTCTTACAAGCCGAAAGTAACGGTCTGGCTGCTGTTCTTTCTGATCACCTTTTTTACCTTCCTGACGTTCTATTCGGCTTATTTTGATCGGGTAACCGACTGCGGCTGTTTTGGTGATGCCATTAAGCTCAAACCCTGGACATCCTTTTCGAAAGATATTGTCCTGATGGTATTGATCCTGTTTATTATTGGTCACCGAAACCGGCTTCGATCGCGTAATACGGGTTGGCTGGTGGGTATTACCGTTGCCCTGACGCTGGCGCTTGGGGTATATGCCGTTCAGTTTTTGCCCCCAATCGATATGCTGCCTTATGCCGTTGGCAAAAGTATTCCGGCACAAATGAAGCCGTCTGAACCCCTGCGTTACAAATATGTGATGGAGAAAGATGGAAAGACGGAGGAGTTTGAAACGTACCCAACCGACCAGAGCTATAAGTTCAAAGAAATGGTGCTGGTTAATGAAAAAGCCAAACCCAAAATTACAGACTACCGTGTCTGGAACGATGAGGGCGATTTTACGCAGCAGACGTTTGAAGGGAACAAGCTGTTTATCATCGTAAAAAATACAAAAGGCATTGACGCCGGAAGCCTGCCCGCCATTCGTGCCTTGATCGAGGGTTTACGGGGTACCAACATCGCTCCTTATATTCTGACCTCTACCAGCGATGATGAGATTAAAGCGTTCCGTAAAGAGTATCAATTAGAAAACGTTCCCTATTATAAAGCCGACGCCACCGTTCTGAAAACCATCATGCGATCGAACCCTGGTACCTGGCTAATGAGCAATGGTATCGTGCGCGGCAAATGGCATTATAATTCAACGCCGGATGCGGCTGAGGTTAAAAGAATTTTGAATGATTGA
- a CDS encoding VOC family protein, with protein sequence MKKVTGIGGIFFKCDDPQKMKDWYAQNLGLPMDAYGTTFNWLDADDPSKKGSTVWGAFDKNTQYFEPSKKDFMINYRVENIEELVEELKRNGVTILDEIAVYDYGKFVHILDPEGNSLELWEDIS encoded by the coding sequence ATGAAAAAAGTAACTGGCATAGGCGGCATCTTCTTCAAATGCGATGATCCGCAGAAAATGAAAGACTGGTACGCTCAAAATCTGGGATTACCTATGGATGCTTATGGCACCACCTTCAACTGGCTCGATGCAGACGACCCCAGCAAAAAAGGATCAACCGTTTGGGGAGCTTTTGACAAAAACACCCAATACTTTGAACCCTCCAAAAAGGACTTCATGATCAATTACCGGGTCGAGAATATTGAAGAACTGGTAGAAGAACTAAAACGTAATGGCGTAACGATACTGGATGAAATAGCCGTTTATGACTATGGCAAGTTTGTCCATATCCTTGACCCGGAAGGAAATAGCCTTGAGCTTTGGGAAGATATCAGTTAA
- a CDS encoding shikimate kinase — protein MKNIFLIGMPSSGKSTLGKRIADVLHYRFIDTDKIIVREEGRSIPEIFAQSGEEYFREVERRVLRTIRPGDSLVVSTGGGMPCFHENMDYIKSTGVSIFLDVPVEVLVRRILAHGHEDRPLNNPNDPELLAVLQKRYETRLPIYAQATITVSGETTEDEILRRVGAWL, from the coding sequence ATGAAAAATATCTTCCTGATTGGTATGCCCTCGTCGGGCAAGAGTACGCTGGGTAAACGAATTGCCGATGTATTGCATTATCGGTTTATTGATACCGACAAGATTATTGTTCGGGAGGAAGGACGTTCTATCCCGGAAATTTTTGCCCAATCGGGCGAAGAGTATTTTCGGGAAGTTGAACGCCGGGTGTTACGCACCATACGGCCGGGTGATAGTCTGGTTGTATCAACCGGGGGCGGTATGCCCTGCTTCCACGAAAATATGGACTATATCAAATCGACGGGCGTATCTATTTTTCTGGATGTACCCGTTGAGGTACTCGTTCGTCGAATTTTGGCGCATGGGCATGAGGATCGACCGCTAAATAACCCGAATGATCCAGAGCTGCTCGCTGTTTTGCAAAAACGATACGAAACGCGATTGCCTATTTATGCGCAGGCAACGATTACGGTTTCGGGCGAAACAACCGAAGATGAAATCCTGCGACGAGTAGGTGCGTGGCTGTAG
- the folP gene encoding dihydropteroate synthase — MPKVTKKTLNCRGRLVDLSQPVVMGILNATPDSFFADSRIIPDKTATLMAVELAQQMLDQGATFLDIGGYSTRPGAAPVGPAEEADRILPVIESIRANFPDALISIDTFRASVARQAVQSGASVVNDVAGGTLDPAMFETVATLGVPYILMHMRGTPQTMQSLATYTNVTSEVIDELAVRLAELRALGAKDIILDPGFGFAKTPKQNFELLSKLDAFQLFDEPILVGLSRKTTIWKTLNIKADEALNGTTVLNTAALLKGTSILRVHDVREAVEAIKLTQQLTFF; from the coding sequence ATGCCGAAAGTTACGAAAAAAACGCTGAACTGCCGGGGAAGGCTGGTTGATTTGAGTCAACCTGTGGTCATGGGCATTCTAAATGCAACCCCCGATTCGTTCTTTGCCGATAGCCGGATCATACCCGACAAAACGGCTACGTTGATGGCCGTTGAGCTAGCGCAACAAATGCTCGACCAGGGGGCTACCTTTTTAGATATTGGTGGTTACTCAACCCGACCCGGCGCTGCCCCCGTTGGCCCAGCCGAAGAAGCCGACCGAATATTGCCGGTCATCGAATCGATCCGGGCAAACTTCCCGGATGCCCTGATCTCTATAGATACCTTTCGCGCATCAGTAGCCCGACAGGCCGTACAGTCAGGAGCGTCTGTAGTCAACGATGTGGCAGGTGGCACCCTCGATCCGGCCATGTTCGAAACGGTAGCCACGCTCGGCGTTCCGTATATATTGATGCATATGCGCGGCACTCCGCAAACCATGCAGTCGCTGGCAACCTATACCAATGTAACTTCGGAGGTTATCGACGAATTAGCGGTTCGACTAGCCGAGTTGCGGGCCCTGGGCGCTAAAGATATTATTTTAGACCCTGGATTTGGCTTCGCGAAGACCCCCAAACAAAATTTTGAATTACTCAGTAAACTGGACGCTTTTCAGCTATTCGATGAGCCTATTTTAGTGGGTCTTTCCCGCAAAACAACCATCTGGAAAACCCTGAACATCAAAGCCGATGAAGCCCTGAATGGCACTACAGTTTTAAACACGGCAGCCCTCCTAAAAGGGACCTCCATTTTGCGGGTTCATGATGTTCGTGAAGCCGTTGAAGCCATAAAACTGACCCAACAATTAACTTTTTTTTAG